One window from the genome of Pelobates fuscus isolate aPelFus1 chromosome 13, aPelFus1.pri, whole genome shotgun sequence encodes:
- the LRR1 gene encoding leucine-rich repeat protein 1 has protein sequence MKLQCEVEVINRMLPTFGVRNRGKGTRAVLSIGRHEDKGSGQRASIYLMICTLKDKAGSRYKLQDNIEQVFSKFVQEGKATIRLKEPTVDICLSKADGCVLKNFISTVGLAHKGTDVTGVSLSRLIPAKTSEIEKPRAKMFITCKKDYPITTCFPYSLEHLQVSYCKLARVDMRMLCLKKLQKLDLSNNHIRKLPKTIGDLVCLQELNLQHNFLESFDVSLCISAWGNTLTSLDLSENKLKALPVQFGQLKELINLKLDENELVQLPFTIGKLSKLRFLSATKNKLPYLPSSFKMLNLEKLDLFDNPFEKAEPMVPDIHLKMPLSLLECASRVTINYRIPHSPHILPVTLCQELSMAKTCNCGRPCLNSFIKVIVLMNLHQVSQTVVLVDTMGGTDAPIVCYFCSLTCYSQFLDKYLQSSRI, from the exons ATGAAGCTGCAGTGTGAGGTGGAGGTGATTAACAGGATGCTGCCCACTTTCGGTGTGAGGAACCGGGGCAAAGGCACCAGGGCTGTCCTGTCCATTGGAAGACATGAGGACAAAGGCTCAGGGCAGAGAGCTTCCATCTACCTGATGATCTGCACCCTGAAAGACAAGGCTGGCTCCAGATACAAG ttGCAAGACAACATAGAGCAAGTGTTTTCTAAGTTTGTACAAGAAGGAAAAGCTACAATTCGATTGAAAGAGCCGACGGTGGATATATGTCTCAGTAAG GCAGATGGATGTGTTCTAAAGAATTTTATTTCTACAGTGGGACTGGCACATAAAGGTACAGATGTCACTGGTGTTTCACTCTCACGTTTGATACCAGCGAAGACTTCTGAAATCGAAAAGCCAAGAGCCAAGATGTTTATTACATGCAAGAAAGATTACCCCATCACGACGTGCTTTCCTTATTCCCTGGAACATCTTCAAGTGTCATACTGCAAACTTGCTCGGGTAGACATGCGGATGCTATGCTTGAAGAAACTTCAAAAACTAGATCTTAGCAACAACCATATCAGGAAGTTGCCCAAGACGATAGGAGATCTTGTGTGTCTCCAGGAGTTGAACCTACAGCATAACTTCTTGGAGTCTTTTGATGTGTCCCTGTGCATCTCCGCTTGGGGAAACACTCTTACGTCATTAGACTTGAGTGAGAACAAACTCAAGGCCCTTCCTGTCCAGTTTGGGCAGCTCAAGGAACTTATTAACCTGAAACTTGATGAGAATGAACTTGTTCAACTGCCATTCACAATTGGGAAACTGAGCAAGCTGCGTTTTTTGTCTGCCACCAAAAACAAACTGCCTTATCTCCCTAGTAGCTTTAAAATGTTAAACCTTGAGAAGCTAGATCTGTTTGAtaatccatttgagaaagcagaaccCATGGTTCCAGATATTCATCTAAAGATGCCACTGTCCTTACTGGAATGTGCTTCAAGAGTAACTATCAATTACAG AATTCCGCACAGTCCTCATATCCTTCCAGTTACACTCTGCCAAGAACTCTCCATGGCAAAAACCTGTAACTGTGGCCGACCCTGCCTGAATTCTTTCATTAAAGTGATTGTTCTAATGAACCTTCATCAGGTGTCGCAGACGGTGGTTCTTGTGGACACTATGGGAGGTACAGACGCTCCAATCGTCTGCTACTTCTGTTCTCTCACCTGTTACTCGCAATTTCTTGACAAATATCTGCAAAGTTCTAGGATTTGA